Proteins encoded by one window of Rutidosis leptorrhynchoides isolate AG116_Rl617_1_P2 chromosome 7, CSIRO_AGI_Rlap_v1, whole genome shotgun sequence:
- the LOC139858518 gene encoding uncharacterized protein — protein MEQFNLLEGNNSFNDHTIQSVQMNHAKNEVKQMGIEEKKTAVNEEIKKVNQLPAHSTYATHRMRVLNKILHLLSVQRTTSQDEELELLFAGLSI, from the exons ATGGAACAATTCAACCTTCTAGAGGGCAATAATTCATTCAATGATCATACAATACAGAGTGTTCAAATGAATCACGCCAAAAATGAAGTAAAACAAATGGGAATTGAGGAGAAGAAAACTGCAGTTAACGAAGAAATTAAGAAGGTGAATCAACTTCCTGCTCATAGCACTTATGCGACTCATCGAATGCGTGTTCTCAACAAAATTCTTCATCTTTTATCTGTTCAG AGGACTACATCCCAAGATGAGGAGCTAGAGTTGCTTTTTGCAGGACTTTCAATCTGA